One genomic window of Serinus canaria isolate serCan28SL12 chromosome 4, serCan2020, whole genome shotgun sequence includes the following:
- the PCM1 gene encoding pericentriolar material 1 protein isoform X4: MATGGAPFEEGMNDQDLPSWSNESLDDRLNNTDWGGQQKKANRSSEKNKKKLSGEGDTRLTNDISPESSPGMERRKTRTSHSFPHARYMTQMSVPEQAELERLKQRINFSDLDQRSIGSDSQGRATAANNKRQLNENKKPFNFLSVQINTNKSKDPASGSQKKEGGVSAQCKELFGAALSKDFLQNCQASAQEDGRGEQAMDSSQIVSRLVQIRDYIAKASSMRDDLVEKNERSANVERLSHLIDDLKEQEKSYLKFLQKMLARENEEDDVRTIDSAVGSGSVGESTSLNIDVQSEASDTTEVSFSLSCRPRIEDKLGNSAAREQVTDIDVTPSPKGKRERAALNDREIWPCGINSQDLGLLSKARDPQQEAKEELENLKKQHDLLKRMLQQQEELKALQGRQAALLALQHKAEQAIAVLDDSVVTETTGSVSGVSLTSELNEELNDLIQRFHNQLHDSQTQSVPDNRRQAESLSLTREISQSRNSSMCEHQSDEKAQLFNKMRMLQGKKQKMDKLLGELHTLRDQHLNNSSFFPASSSPQRSVDQRSTTSAASGPVGIVTVVNGEPNSLASAPYPPDSLVSQNESEEDENLNPTEKLQKLNEVRKRLNELRELVHYYEQTSDMMADAVNENTKEEEETEESESDSEHEDPQPVTNIRNPQGISSWSEINSNSNVQCGANNRDGRHLNTDCEINNRSAANIRTLNMSSALDCHNRENDKRLDLPQGEDDEVEDRVSEDSMSSHRSSLGDVAGDAEFEQKINRLIAAKQKLRQLQNLAAMVQDDDPEPQGAVANASNIGDLLGEVEETKQQPNNVRASSNKLKKDVRLNEKAREKFYEAKLQQQQRELKQLQEERRKLFEIQEKIQVLQKACPDLQLSAGLGNCPANRQTSQATSTPATNECNTAGKPLFECDESLPVGSEQLWSEMRRHEILREELRQRRKQLEALMAEDQRRRELAETISAVAASVKSEGSEAQCTPRQSRTEKTMATWGGSTQCALEEENGDEDGYLSDGGGQAEEEEEDASSLNDSFSVYPNNNIPENAYFGKGNKDRWKNCRPLSADGNYRPVSKARQQQNINMRRQENFRWMSELSYVEEKERWQEQINQLKKQHEFSVSICQTLMQDQQTLSCLLQTLLTGPYSMMPNNVASSQIHLIMHQLNQCYTQLTWQQNNVQRLKQMLSDLMQQQEQQCQEKPSRKERGSSAPPPPSPVFCPFNYPPQPVNLFSVPGFTNFSSFAPGINCNPVFPSGFGDFAHNVSPRSSEQQEQQHPLEHNTSGKTEYMAFPKPFESSSSNGAEKQRNHRQPEEETEKRSTWLDDSQEMKKDDQSQLNAGFAVSVQNIASGHKNQCDMNRRREFDEESLESFSSMPDPIDPTTVTKTFRSRKASAQASLASKDKTPKSKTKRKSSSQLKGRTKNAGYESASASSVCEPCKNNKSRHSDDVVHAKVFSKRNQEQLEKIIKYSRSTEMSSAHARRILQQSNRNACIEAPETGSDLSMFEALRDTIYSEVATLISQNESRPHFLIELFHELQLLNTDYLRQRALYALQDIVTRHLCEKNEKGKCSKSLNSSTWVASNSELTPSESLASTDDETFGKNFSTEACQECERPDADNGSTLSTSSNFEPFATDDLGNTVIHLDKALSWMREYERMKVEAESTLDSEGCSSNFQGASAAKLEGPGTGECQSVPQSGDVSAVPCPRIDTQQLDRQIKAIMKEVIPFLKEHMDEVCSSQLLTSVRRMVLTLTQQNDESKEFVKFFHKQLGSILQDSLAKFAGRKLKDCGEDLLVEISEVLFNELAFFKLMQDLDSNSISVKQRCKRKIETTEGMQSYAKEAKKGLQVDVCSSVEDVDEDKDKDETETAKQVPDSEVCAGNRVPENIRSDASEQEEDEESESGPVAISLSKAETQALTNYGSGEDENEDEEIEFEEGPVDVQTSLQASSETTENEQTSNQELTKAKSSEISSSEQPAKGEQDVAAAVHHYFSVMENTPALTANTPESFITATVKTEGSSSSLTVNETQTRDTTCAENKSGASSESSMAGSPDTESPVLVNEYEPGSGNVSQKSDEDDFVKVEDLPLKLAVYSEADLMKKMETEAQTKSLSDELLDRGGAQDQELVGDAQTLKEPGNFFLYSAYILGKHRGILEFKYC; encoded by the exons ATGGCAACAGGAGGTGCTCCCTTTGAAGAAGGCATGAATGATCAGGACTTGCCCAGCTGGAGCAATGAGAGCCTTGATGACCGGCTGAACAACAcg GACTGGGGAGGTcaacagaagaaagcaaacagatcttcagagaaaaacaagaaaaagcttAGTGGGGAAGGTGATACAAGGCTTACTAATGACATATCTCCAGAATCTTCACCTGGAATGGAACGACGGAAGACCAGAACTTCTCATAGCTTTCCTCATGCTCGATACATGACTCAGATGTCTGTTCCAGAGCAGGCTGAACTAGAAAGGCTTAAACAAAGAATAAACTTCAGTGATCTGGATCAG AGAAGCATTGGAAGTGATTCTCAAGGCAGAGCAACGGCTGCTAATAACAAACGTCAacttaatgaaaacaaaaaaccattcAACTTCCTGTCAGTACAGATTAATACTAACAAAAGCAAAGATCCTGCCTCAGGTTCCCAAAAAAAGGAAGGTGGGGTATCAGCGCAATGTAAAGAGTTGTTTGGAGCTGCTCTAAGCAAGGATTTTTTGCAAAATTGTCAAGCATCTGCTCAAGAAGATGGAAGGGGAGAACAGGCAATGGATAGTAGCCAG ATTGTGAGCAGACTAGTTCAGATTCGCGACTATATTGCTAAGGCCAGCTCCATGCGGGATGATCTTgtagagaaaaatgaaagatcGGCCAATGTTGAGCGTTTATCACACCTTATAGATGACCTTAAAGAGCAGGAGAAATCCTATCTGAAATTTTTGCAAAAGATGCTT gctAGAGAAAATGAGGAGGATGATGTTCGGACTATAGATTCAGCTGTGGGATCTGGTTCTGTAGGTGAGAGCACATCGCTAAACATTGATGTGCAGTCTGAGGCTTCAGATACCACG GAGGTATCTTTTAGTTTGAGTTGTCGGCCCCGCATTGAGGACAAACTAGGGAATTCAGCTGCACGAGAACAGGTTACAGACATTGATGTTACACCAAGCCctaaagggaaaagagagagagctgCTCTGAATGACAGGGAAATCTGGCCTTGTGGGATTAATAGCCAGGATCTTGGATTGCTTTCAAAG GCCAGAGATCCTCAACAGGAAGCTAAAGAAGAATTGGAAAACTTGAAGAAACAGCATGATTTATTGAAAAGGATGCTacaacagcaggaggaattgAAGGCTCTTCAAGGAAGACAGGCAGCTCTTCTTGCTTTGCAGCATAAAGCAGAGCAAGCCATTGCTGTTCTGGATGATTCTG TTGTAACAGAAACTACAGGTAGTGTGTCAGGAGTGAGTCTTACATCAGAACTGAATGAAGAATTGAATGACTTAATTCAACGCTTTCACAACCAACTTCATGATTCTCAG ACACAGTCTGTGCCTGACAATAGAAGGCAAGCAGAAAGCCTCTCACTTACCAGAGAGATTTCACAAAGCAGAAACTCTTCAATGTGTGAACACCAGTCAGATGAGAAGGCACAGCTTTTTAACAAGATGCGAATGTTGCAGGGTAAAAAGCAAAAGATGGACAAACTATTAGGAGAACTTCATACACTTCGTGACCAACATCTAAATAACTCTTCCT TTTTTCCTGCTTCAAGTTCTCCTCAAAGGAGTGTTGATCAAAGAAGTACaacttcagctgcttctggtCCTGTAGGCATAGTAACTGTTGTCAATGGTGAACCAAACAGTCTGGCATCTGCTCCCTATCCTCCTGATTCCCTGGTTTCTCAAAATGAGAGTGAAGAGGATGAAAATCTAAATCCAACAGAAAAGCTTCA gaagctgAATGAGGTTCGTAAGAGACTGAATGAGTTACGTGAGTTAGTTCACTACTATGAGCAGACGTCTGATATGATGGCAGATGCTGTGAATGAAAACACtaaggaggaggaagaaacagaagaatcaGAAAGTGATTCTGAACATGAGGATCCCCAGCCTGTTACAAATATTAG AAACCCTCAAGGAATCAGTAGTTGGAGTGAAATAAATAGCAACTCAAATGTACAGTGTGGAGCTAATAACAGAGATGGAAGACATCTTAATACAGACTGTGAAATAAACAACCGATCTGCTGCTAATATAAGAACTCTAAACATGTCTTCTGCTTTAG ACTGTCATAATAGGGAGAATGACAAACGCCTTGATCTACCCCAAGGTGAAGATGATGAAGTGGAAGATCGAGTTAGTGAAGATTCCATGTCTAGTCACAGAAGCAGCCTGGGTGATGTGGCTGGAGATGCTGAGTTTGAGCAGAAGATCAATAGGCTTATAGCTGCAAAACAGAAGCTTAGACAGTTACAAAACCTTGCTGCCATGGTGCAG GATGATGATCCAGAGCCTCAAGGAGCAGTTGCAAATGCGTCTAATATTGGTGACTTGTTGGGTGAGGTGGAAGAGACAAAGCAACAACCAAACAATGTCCGAGCAAGTTCCaacaagttaaaaaaagatGTGCGACTGAATGAAAAAGCAAG AGAGAAGTTCTATGAAGCTaaacttcagcagcagcaacgGGAGCTTAAGCAGttacaagaagaaagaagaaaactgtttgaaatccaggaaaaaattcaAGTGTTGCAGAAAGCTTGTCCTGACCTTCAA ttGTCAGCTGGCCTGGGTAACTGTCCAGCAAATAGACAGACTTCACAAGCAACATCAACTCCAGCCACGAATGAGTGTAACACAGCTGGCAAGCCTTTATTTGAGTGTGATGAATCATTACCAGTAGGCAGTGAG CAGTTATGGTCTGAGATGAGAAGACATGAGATTTTAAGAGAAGAATTGCGACAGAGAAGAAAGCAACTTGAAGCTTTAATGGCTGAAGATCAGAGAAGGAGAGAGCTTGCAGAAACAATATCTGCTGTTGCTGCATCTGTTAAAAGTGAAGGGTCAGAAGCTCAGTGTACTCCACGGCAGAGCAGGACTGAAAA GACAATGGCTACCTGGGGAGGTTCTACCCAGTGTGCCctagaggaagaaaatggagaTGAAGACGGTTATCTCTCTGATGGAGGTGGTCAggcagaagaagaggaagaagatgcaTCAAGTTTGAATGACAGTTTCTCTGTTTATCCCAATAACAACATACCAGAAAACGCCTATTTTGGTAAAGGAAACAAAGATAG GTGGAAAAACTGCCGTCCCCTTTCAGCAGATGGAAATTATCGGCCCGTGTCTAAGGCCAGGCAACAGCAAAACATAAATATGCGGCGTCAGGAAAATTTTCGGTGGATGTCTGAGCTTTCCTATGTGGAAGAAAAGGAGCGATGGCAAGAGCAGATCAATCAGTTGAAGAAACAGCATGAATTTAGTGTCAGCATTTGTCAAACTTTGATGCAGGATCAGCAG aCCCTCTCTTGCCTTCTGCAGACTTTGCTCACAGGACCCTATAGCATGATGCCCAATAATGTTGCATCTTCACAAATACATCTCATTATGCATCAGTTAAACCAGTGTTACACTCAACTGACTTGGCAGCAGAATAATGTCCAAAG gTTGAAACAAATGTTAAGTGATCTTATGCAGCAGCAAGAACAACAGTGTCAAGAGAAACCatcaagaaaggagagaggcAGTAGTGCACCGCCACCTCCATCTCCTGTTTTCTGTCCATTCAACTACCCTCCGCAACCTGTGAACCTCTTTAGTGTTCCAGGATTtactaatttttcttcctttgctccaG GTATTAACTGTAATCCAGTGTTTCCATCTGGTTTTGGAGATTTTGCACATAATGTTTCTCCAcgcagcagtgagcagcaggagcagcagcatcctctaGAACATAATACTTCTGGGAAAACAGAGTATATGGCATTCCCCAAACCCTTTGAAAGCAGTTCCTCTAAtggagcagaaaaacaaag GAATCATAGACAACCtgaagaggaaacagaaaaaagatcAACTTGGCTTGATGATAGccaagaaatgaagaaagatgATCAGTCTCAGCTGAATGCAGGTTTTGCAGTTTCAGTACAAAACATTGCTTCTGGTCATAAGAATCAGTGCGATATGAACCGGAGAAGAGAGTTTGATGAAGAGTCTTTGGAGAGTTTCAGCAGCATGCCTGATCCAATAGACCCAACTACTGTGACAAAGACATTTAGATCTAGAAAAGCATCAGCACAAGCAAGCCTGGCATCAAAAGATAAAACGCCCAAATCAAAGACTAAGAGGAAGAGTTCTTCTCAGCTAAAAGGCAGAACTAAAAATGCTG GTTATGAAAGTGCAAGTGCTTCTAGTGTGTGTGAGCCCTGCAAGAACAATAAAAGCAGACACTCTGATGACGTGGTTCATGCAAAGGTGTTCAGCAAAAGGAATCAGGAGcaattggaaaaaataattaaatacagTAGATCTACAGAAATGTCTTCAG CGCATGCTAGGAGAATTCTGCAGCAGTCTAACAGAAATGCATGCATTGAAGCGCCAG aaactGGTAGTGATCTTTCTATGTTTGAAGCTTTGCGAGACACAATTTATTCTGAAGTGGCAACTCTTATTTCTCAAAATGAGTCTCGTCCCCACTTTCTTATTGAACTTTTCCATGAGCTTCAGCTGCTAAATACAGATTATCTGAGGCAAAGGGCTCTATATGCTCTACAG GATATAGTGACCAGACATTTatgtgagaaaaatgaaaaagggaagTGTTCAAAATCACTGAATTCTTCAACATGGGTGGCATCAAATTCTGAACTCACTCCTAGTGAAAGTCTTGCCTCTACAGATGAT GAAACTTTTGGCAAGAACTTTTCTACAGAAGCATGTCAAGAATGTGAACGACCTGATGCAGACAATGGCAGTACTTTGTCTACTTCTTCAAATTTTGAACCCTTTGCCACTGATGACCTTG GCAACACAGTGATTCATTTAGATAAAGCTTTGTCTTGGATGAGGGAATATGAGCGTATGAAAGTTGAAGCTGAAAGTACCCTTGACTCTGAGGGCTGCTCTAGTAATTTTCAGGGTGCTTCTGCTGCTAAATTAGAAG GTCCAGGTACTGGTGAATGTCAGTCTGTGCCACAGTCAGGTGATGTTTCTGCAGTTCCATGTCCTCGTATAGATACTCAGCAGCTGGACCGGCAGATTAAAGCAATTATGAAGGAGGTCATTCCTTTTCTGAAG GAACACATGGATGAAGTCTGCTCTTCTCAATTACTGACATCAGTAAGACGTATGGTCTTGACTCTTACACAACAAAATGATGAAAGTAAAGAATTTGTGAAGTTCTTTCATAAGCAGCTTGGCAGTATACTTCAG GATTCACTGGCAAAATTTGCTGgtagaaaattaaaagattGTGGGGAGGATCTTCTTGTGGAGATCTCTGAAGTATTATTCAATGAATTAGCCTTTTTTAAACTCATGCAAGACTTGGATAGCAACAGTATTTCTGTAAAGCAGAGATGTAAACGAAAAATAGAAACCACTGAAGGAATGCAGTCTTATGCTAAAgag GCAAAAAAAGGTCTCCAGGTGGATGTTTGTTCTTCTGTTGAAGATGTCGATGAGGACAAA GACAAGGATGAGACTGAAACTGCTAAACAAGTACCGGACTCAGAAGTGTGTGCTGGTAACAGAGTGCCTGAAAATATTAGATCTGATGCATCTGAGcaagaggaagatgaggaaaGTGAAAGTGGTCCAGTGGCAATAA GTTTATCGAAAGCAGAAACCCAAGCTCTGACTAACTATGGCAGTGGAGAAGATGAGAATGAAGATGAAGAAATAGAATTTGAGGAAGGACCTGTTGATGTGCAAACATCACTACAAGCCAGCAGTGAAACAACTGAAAATGAACAG ACTTCAAACCAAGAGTTGACTAAGGCAAAAAGCAGTGAGATTTCGTCATCAGAACAACCTGCTAAAG GTGAACAAgatgtggctgcagctgtgcatcATTACTTCAGTGTCATGGAGAATACACCAGCTTTAACAGCCAATACCCCAGAATCCTTTATAACAGCCACTGTGAAAACTGAAGGATCAAGCTCATCTTTGACAGTGAATGAAACTCAAACACGAGATACCACATGTGCAGAAAACAAATCTGGTGCAAGTTCTGAAAGCTCCATGGCTGGCAGCCCTGATACAGAGTCACCTGTGCTAGTGAACGAATAT GAACCTGGTTCTGGAAATGTAAGTCAAAAATCTGATGAAGATGACTTTGTGAAAGTCGAAGACTTGCCCCTCAAACTTGCTGTATATTCAGAG GCagatttaatgaagaaaatggaaacagaggCCCAAACCAAGAGTTTGTCTGATGAATTACTGGATAGAGGTGGAGCTCAAGATCAGGAATTAGTAGGAGATGCCCAAACATTGAAAGAacctggtaatttttttctatattctgCATACATATTGGGAAAACACCGTGGAATACTCGAATTTAAATATTGCTGA